In Spiroplasma floricola 23-6, the DNA window GATAACTATGGCAATAAAAAATTCACAATCAAATGAGGTTAAAGTTTTAAGACCAGATGCTGTAAGCAAAAAAAATCCAAATCTTAATAAATTTGATAAGAAAAAAATTATAATTCCAGAATTTACTTCAAAAGTTGAATTACTAAAACAAGCTAATAAAGTAGCTTCTTATAAAAATTCAAAAGGTCAAAATTATCTAAATGATTTACCTGAGGGAGTTAGAAAATCAATTGAAGAAAAAGAAAGAATTAATTTAGCACTAAATTTTGGTAAAAGTAATGAAGCTGAAGAAATAAGAAAAAGACTTTCAATTGAAAAAAAACCAATCGATAAAAAAAGAGCAAATGAACTAAGAAATGAAAGAGAAGCATTTTTTAGAGCCAATATTGAAAAATTACAAATGTCAAATTCATCTAAAAAAAGAAGAACTAAAAAAGCTAGTATCTAATAGAAAATGAAATTTTAAAAAAATTTCATTTTTTTTATATTTTAGTCGATTTTTTAAAGGGGGATTAATATGTATTATTTGAAATGTACAATAAAAGATATTTCAACAGATTTAATAATTATTGAATCAGCCAATATTGGCTATAAAGGCTTTAAACTTTTTAATGACTTTGTAGAAAAAGAACAAGAGATAAATTTATATGTAGTAAATTATAAAAATGAGTTTATTAATGAACTTTTATTTTTTAATAAAAAAGAATCTAGAGATCTTTGTGAAATTCTTTTAAATATTAAAAATGTAGGAATAACAACTATCAAAAAAATATTTTTAAAAATGAAATATGAGCATTTTATAAAACTATGTGAAGAGCAACATATTGATGAAATTATTTTAAAAACTAAACTATCAGAAACAATTTGTAAAAAAATTGTACAAGAGATTAGAAACAAGATATTTAATGAGAAATATAATGTAAAACAAATGAGAGTTATAAATTCTTTAAGCAAATTAGGTTATAAAATTTCAGATATTTATAAATCAATTCAACAAATTGATTTTAATTTAACTGAAGAAAACATTTTAAAGAGTGCTATTTTAAATTTAAACAGTTATGGAAACTAATATTTTTAGACCAAATTGTTTAGAAGAATTTATAGGACAAAAAAATGTAGTTTCTAATTTAAATGTTTTTGTTCAATCTGCAAATAAAAGAGATAAAAGTTTAGATCATATTTTAATTCATGGTCCTTCTGGTTTAGGTAAAACAAGTTTGGGTTATTTGGTATCAAAAATAATGAAAAAGAAAATATATGTTCTTAATGGTCCAAGTTTGCAAAAACCAAGTGATATTATTTCTCCTTTAACTTCTTTAAAAGAAAATGAAATTTTATTTATAGATGAAATTCATTCTGTTTCAAAAGAGGTTTTTGAAGTTTTATATCCAGTTTTAGAAGACAATAAATTAAATATTATTATTGGTAAAGAATATAATTCAAAAGTTGTAAATATAAAAATTCCTAATTTTACTTTAATAGGAGCAACAACTGAATTAAATAAATTAACTACTCCATTCATAAATAGATTTCCAATATCTTTTCATTTTCAACATTACAGTGATTTTGAAATTTTTCAAATACTTAAGATAAATAGTAAAAAATTAAATATAAATTTAAATGATGAAATATTTAAATATATATCTAAATTTTGTCAAAATACACCTAGAGTAGCTATAAATTTATTGAAAAGAATATATGATTACATAATAATTCTTGATAATAAAAATATAGATATAAATTTAATAAAAGATATTTTCAAAAAATTAGAAATTTATGATTCAGGTTTAAATTCACAAGAAGTTAGTTATTTAAAATTATTAAATAAATACAACTATTTAGGAATTGAAACAATTCAACAAATGTTGGGTCTTCAACAACAAATAATAATAAAAAATATTGAACCTTTATTAATTAGAAATTTTTTAATAGAAAAAACAACTAAGGGAAGAAAAATTACAGCTAAGGGAAAAGAATGAATTGAAAAAAATTTATAAAACTATTGTAAACTTAAAATGAACACTTATAATAATTTGTATAGAAAAAGGGAAAATAACAATATGAAAAAATTATTAACTGTTTTGGGTAGTGCAATGTTAACAACTAGCACATTAGGAGCATCACTAAATACTGTTTCTTGTGGTGAAAATTATACATTAGCTGATTTTCAAAAATTATTGAGTGAAATTGAAAATCTTGAGGAGAACAAATATACAGAAGAATCTTTACAAAATTTAATGATTGTTATGATTGAAACCTCAACAAATGTTATTTTAGGTAAATCTGTTACTAAAAATTATAAGAAACTTAAAAATGCAATGAATGCTTTAGTATTAAAATAAAATTATTTATGGATTTATAAATAATGAATTAGGATAATAAATTATCCATAATTTATTCTTTATAAATTTTTTTATTTACAAAAAAATTTATAAATTAAGATATTTAATATAAAATGTATTTTTTTTTAAAAATAATTATTATCTTTATAACCAAAAATTTTTTAAGAAAAACTATATATGAAAAGTGATAAAATAATAAAGATGAGGAAATAACTATGAAAATAGCTGCATTTAATATAATTGATAGTGTTGAAAAAAATGATATAGGTTATTTTGAAAACTCTGTAGAATTCTTTAAAAATAAAGGTTTTAAAGTAATTGTTCCAGAAAATAAAATGACAGACAATAAGCAAGAATGAATTGAAAAAGATTTTGAAAGAATAATTAATAGAAAACCTTTTATTGCTTTACCAACTTTTTGTAAAGCAAATGAGGTTAATTTTATTAAAAAAGCTAATTGAAAAAAAATTAAAAAATCAAAAGTAATATTTTGTGGTAATTCTTTTATAACACCGTTTTTAAATGCTATTTCAAAATTTACTTCAAATGAAGTTTTATATGGACCAAATTTTATAAGTAATTTTAATTTGGAGTCTAAAGATGATACTTATGTTTCTTTAATAAAAAAAATATCAATAAAACATGATATTGAAGAAATCCAATTAAATAATCCTAAATTTTTTGGTAAGAAAATAGTTAAAGGTAATTTAATAGGAGGAGAAATTACTTCTTTTTTAGAAATGTATAAATCTGGATATATTTCAAAAGTAACAAAAAAAGATATTTTATTAATTGATGGTATTTTTAAAGATAAAGAAGATATTAAAAAAATAATATTTATTTTGAAAAGATATAAAATATTAAATAAAGTTAAAGGAATTTTAGTTTGCCAATCAGTTATTGACAATCAAGAAATGTTAAAAATATTTTTGTCAGAAATGCAAAAAATTAAAAAAACTAATATTGCTATTGGTTTAAAAGGTATGATGTCAGATGAAATAAATATATTAAAATTAAACAAAGAAATAATAATTAATTTTAAAGAATTTAAAATTTTACAATAATTGAAGGGATAAATAATGAAAAATAAAGTATGATATAAAAATTGACTTTGATATAGTCATCTTGTTTTGGCAGTAGTTTTTTTAAGTTTTTTAATTTGAGGTCTTTATTTGTGTGCTTTTAAAGAGTTTTGATATATAGATGAATGATCATCTAATAGATATTCATTAAAATATTTTACAAACTTTGATGTATTAATGAGTTTTTTTTCAGTTCAAGTGAATATAATGACAATAGTTTGATTAATTTTTTATGTATTAAATTTTAATAAAAGAAATTATGGTGTTACAAGCACAAGATTTAGAATGACTATTATGAATTTAAATTTAATAGTATTTATTATTTTTTGAGTTGGAATAATTTATTTCTTCTCAATTGATCCCAATGAATTAAGCAGATATACAAAAGGGCAAATTGCATGTACTATAGTTACTCATTTTATTGCTCCTTTAACTTTAATTGCATTGTATTGATTTACTATGGGTGAGCAAAAGTATAATTATTTAGATTTATGAAAAAAATGAGATCTTCACATAACTATTTTATATTCATTTTTATATATGATTTATGTTTATGTGAGAGGAACTATGTATGAAAAAGATTACTTCTTTGCACCTGCATGACCATATCCATTTTTAAATTTTAATAATTTATTTGTTGGAAATTCAGTTGTAGGTTATATGTTGTTATTATGTGTTATATTTATTATTTGAATTGTCGCTCATCATTCACTTTTAATTTTTATAAATAATTTAGCTTATAAAAATAGAAATAAAAATAAAACTTCTAATAAAATAAGTAAAACTCAAGTTGTAAAACATGAATAGTTACTATATGGCAGTAAAAAAAGTAATGTTATAATAATAGTAATTCAACTGTGGAGGTAATTCAAAATGGAAAATAAAGTTTATAATTTAAAAAAATCAAGTTTAGGAAAAGTTTCTTTTTTAGAAGGTACATCATTTTGTATGATTGAAGGAAAAACAAATAATAATCAAAAATTTAAAGAACTTATTATTGTAAGAACTGTTGAAGAAGCTATTAAAAAATTTCCACAATGATGATCAGAGGTTATTTACTCAAATATAGAAGATAAATTAACATTTGATAATAAAATAATTGATTGACTAATTCAGGAATGAGAAAAAGGGATTATATCTTTAAAAAATGAAATGTATGAAAACTTTGCTATTGAAGAAATTAAAAATATGAGTCCAGTTGAATTTATTAGATCTGAACCTGAAATGATAGCATTAACATTAGTTCATATTACAGTTAGGCACACAAATGGTTTTTTAAGTGTGCCAGTTAATAATATTGAAATTTCAATTAGATTTGTTAAAAATATATTGACCATTAATTTTTGAGAAGAAGGAAATCCAAAAACTGAAAAGCCTCAAATCTAAAAGATTAAATTTTAATCTTTTTTTTATTTGCTATAATTTAAATGGTGAAAAACATTGAAAAAAATATTAAATCTTTTATCTTCAATAACAATAATAAGTTCTTCAATTTTAACTGTAACTTCATGTGGAAATCCAATATCAGGAAGTAGTTTTTATAATACAAATTACAATAAAGCTTTTGGTATTATATTTTCTACAAAAGCTGAAGATAAGAGCATAAATTTTTCAATGTTACCTGATTTAAAAGCAATTCCTAAACCAGATCCTGGGCGATTAAAACCTTCTACTTTTAATTATGCAACTGATAAAATAA includes these proteins:
- the ruvB gene encoding Holliday junction branch migration DNA helicase RuvB produces the protein METNIFRPNCLEEFIGQKNVVSNLNVFVQSANKRDKSLDHILIHGPSGLGKTSLGYLVSKIMKKKIYVLNGPSLQKPSDIISPLTSLKENEILFIDEIHSVSKEVFEVLYPVLEDNKLNIIIGKEYNSKVVNIKIPNFTLIGATTELNKLTTPFINRFPISFHFQHYSDFEIFQILKINSKKLNINLNDEIFKYISKFCQNTPRVAINLLKRIYDYIIILDNKNIDINLIKDIFKKLEIYDSGLNSQEVSYLKLLNKYNYLGIETIQQMLGLQQQIIIKNIEPLLIRNFLIEKTTKGRKITAKGKEWIEKNL